A part of Oncorhynchus clarkii lewisi isolate Uvic-CL-2024 chromosome 17, UVic_Ocla_1.0, whole genome shotgun sequence genomic DNA contains:
- the LOC139369518 gene encoding putative proline-rich protein 21, giving the protein MDCPHQFSLTTSHTSSPSLHQPHQFSVSPPATPVQSHHQSHQFSLTTSHTSSTPVICLPTSHTSSPSHLQPHQFSISPPATPVSPPATLVLHLTSSHTSSLSPHQPHQFSVSPPATPVLPLTSSHTSSPSHLQPHQFSLSPPATPVLHLTSSHTSLTSSHTSSPSHLQPHQVSVSPPATLVLHLTYSHTSSLSPHQPHQFSVSPPATPVLPLTSSHTSSPSHLQPHQFSLTSSHTSLTTSHNSSPSPHQPHQFSVSPPATPVQSHLQPHQSHHQPHQFSVSPPATPVLHLTISHTSSQSHLQPHQFSVSPPATPVLHLTSSHTSSPSHLQPHQFSVSPPATPVQSHLQPHQSHHQPHQFSVSPPSTPVLCLPTSHTSSPSHLQPHQFSISPPATPVLHLTSSHTSSPSHHQPFFSHLKES; this is encoded by the exons atggattgt CCACACCAGTTCAGTCTCACCACCAGCCACACCAGTTCTCCGTCTCTCCACCAGCCACACCAGTTCTCTGTCTCCCCACCAGCCACACCAGTTCAGTCTCACCACCAGTCACACCAGTTCAGTCTCACCACCAGCCACACCAGTT CCACACCAGTTATCTGTCTACCCACCAGCCACACCAGTTCTCCATCTCACCTCCAGCCACACCAGTTCTCCATCTCACCTCCAGCCACACCAGTCTCACCTCCAGCCACACTAGTTCTCCATCTCACCTCCAGCCACACCAGTTCTCTGTCTCCCCACCAGCCACACCAGTTCTCCGTCTCACCTCCAGCCACACCagttctccctctcacctccagcCACACCAGTTCTCCGTCTCACCTCCAGCCACACCagttctccctctcacctccagcCACACCAGTTCTCCATCTCACCTCCAGCCACACCAGTCTCACCTCCAGCCACACCAGTTCTCCATCTCACCTCCAGCCACACCAGGTCTCCGTCTCACCTCCAGCCACACTAGTTCTCCATCTTACCTACAGCCACACCAGTTCTCTGTCTCCCCACCAGCCACACCAGTTCTCCGTCTCACCTCCAGCCACACCagttctccctctcacctccagcCACACCAGTTCTCCATCTCACCTCCAGCCACACCAGTTCAGTCTCACCTCCAGCCACACCAGTCTCACCACCAGCCACAACAGTTCTCCGTCTCCCCACCAGCCACACCAGTTCTCCGTCTCACCTCCAGCCACACCAGTTCAGTCTCACCTCCAGCCACACCAGTCTCACCACCAGCCACACCAGTTCTCTGTCTCCCCACCAGCCACACCAGTTCTCCATCTCACCATCAGCCACACCAGTTCTCAGTCTCACCTCCAGCCACACCAGTTCTCCGTCTCACCTCCAGCCACACCAGTTCTCCATCTCACCTCCAGCCACACCAGTTCTCCGTCTCACCTCCAGCCACACCAGTTCTCCGTCTCACCTCCAGCCACACCAGTTCAGTCTCACCTCCAGCCACACCAGTCTCACCACCAGCCACACCAGTTCTCTGTCTCACCTCCATCCACACCAGTTCTCTGTCTCCCCACCAGCCACACCAGTTCTCCATCTCACCTCCAGCCACACCAGTTCTCCATCTCACCTCCAGCCACACCAGTTCTCCATCTCACCTCCAGCCACACCAGTTCTCCGTCTCACCATCAGCCTTTTTTTTCACACCTAAAGGAATCCTGA